In Misgurnus anguillicaudatus chromosome 14, ASM2758022v2, whole genome shotgun sequence, the genomic window cgcgcaaatgcattcaaactgttcaagtggcaaactagacgtgattttgacgcctcaaacgcgctGGGTGTGAACGCAGCACAAAAGATCATTATTTAATGGAAAGagaaaaaacatacattctTTAGGAATTCCTCTGCGACTATTCGGGCTCGTGCATTGACCGACAACTTCATctcgctgatctccttgtcaATCTCTTCCATGAAATGAATAACAAAGTCCACCAGCTTGTGTTTATACATCTGTTCTGTGTGGAAGTTGGTGATGAGGAAGCTGATGTCATAGCCCTGATAAAACATAAGAGGAAATGAGAAAACATCAAAATAAACACGTCACTACGAAAAGCACAATTGCGCTTCACGCGCATAGCTTTATTTAGTTGTGTATTTCGGCCACCTAAGACTTGTGATGTACCCGATAGTATGCAATTttaaaaactatgataaaatcATTATTTTCTTTCCAAAGAAATATCCACACAAATAAATCCACAACCAAGACATGGACGATTGCTTTGATAAATTGCATACATCTTGTTCTTCACAAAGAGCACTCATCTCACCTCAACAGGCTTTCTCCGCAGAATAAAGAAGTTCTCCGCTCGCATCATCATGAACCTCATAAATTTATGGCACAGGATCTTCTCAATCTCATCAGCCTtcgaaaaaaacattaaaagattaAAACAACCACTTAGATATCAAACAGTAGCCTTGAGCTGTAGGAGTGCATCGTTCATTTCTTACCTGTTTGACAGCAATGCTGACTCTTACAGAGTTTATGGAGCCCTCGACAAGAACTTTCTCCTTTTCATTGCGACTGATGACCACCGGCTGCAACAGAAGCTCTTTGCTGCTCCTGTATTAAAACATATATTAGATATATATCTAAAACAATCATAGATAGGAGGAGGACATGGTGATTTTCTTACCTAACCTCTACTTCGGGCTTATTGTGTCGCTCCACCACCTGAGAGGAGAAGTTCTCCAAACACAGGGCTGCTTGAAGAGTGGCACGCACCGCGTTCAGGTAGGGTCGCAATGTCGCTGTCTAAACATATTGCATGCCATATAGTcactttcacaaacaaacatgataAATGGGATAGTAGATTTGCATTTGGTCATTGCAAATATTGTGAAAATATTTATGTGCATATTAATCCGTTAGGtgctacactgtaaacattTGCACTTCAAGTGTCAATCATGACAGGACTGTAATATGTTAGTTAACAAGTCTCTCTTAAAATTAGCTACTGAGCTGACTATAAAGTGTTTGTATGAtttttgaaaacaaaacaaaaaatacaatctGACAACTTTCTGTCTTTTGAAGGGCTATATTAATTCAacattgttaattttttttaaaacactataaAGCATAATTTCCTATTTGAGAACTtagcaattaaaataaaaattgtaataataaaataaaataataaagactTTCTGACTTGCATATAAACCCAACCATTTTcattctaaaataaaatatttcatcaatatttcttgtaataaagtCAATGACATTTTGCCAAAAACGCTACCACTACCAAAACAAATGAATAACTGTCTTGTGACACAACTTGCAAGAGCTACAATTTACATATAACGTTACAGGCTTTATATGTTTAACAGAATAGTGTTTACCAGGGTGTAATAAATCACAAAGTTACGTGCATTAATTCTTTATAATCGTTGTGTCTCAACCAGTGACATTAGCCAGCTAGCACAAATCAAGACAGAGTCACATCACTCGatcaaacaagcaaaaatcgctactgtgatgtcatgcAGATGGGTTACGGAAAAATTATTCCTCGGGTGATTTGGTTGTATAAGCTAAAACCAACATAATATATTAGTAAATTCACTTTGGAGAAACATAAATCTCTTACCATTTTATATGAGGTCTGTGGAGGAAGACGGAAGTCCGCACGCCACGCCTGTAGAGATGAAGAACACGCCTTCACTGCGCGCTCACGCTGCCGTAATATAACGATCAGCAGCGCAAAACCTTTTAATTACCATGTGTTTCTTGACAAGttaaatggtaaaaatattatataacaaTGTACAAATCACAATAAGATACATAATTGCATTTTATgttgaaaataaatgaaaaataatgaaaactgATGATACCACACAGATCTCATCATATCTATTCTGATCTTTACGGTCTAGCTCAGTAGCAAACTTACCTTGATTCGCTTTTTCTTCCTTATATGGCAAATAGCACAGCAGGTCCAGTCTGTTTCCGCTAAAACGTGCAGATCTAAAATTTAACTGCcctgaaataaacattttgctCACTTGTACTATTAAAAGGGAGAATGGATGTATAAAAGAGATAATATTTAATTATCTTTTTCAATAAATCATGGACGCGCTTTAGTCTGGAATATACCACTACATCAGCAACTACGCTATTTTGTGGGGAATAAATTTATATAtagaatatttatttaaaacgtAATATTTGATAACTAAAAACGATATTAGTATTTGTAATAAAATGCTGTATtgatacatattttaataaccTATAAACCCCCTAAAATGTACGTTATTGTAAATGAAGCATATTCGGTGGGAGCTATTCCCCCGCATAGCCATAATGGTTTAGTCAGTAATGGATGCCTTTTTCAACGGAGGTAAATAATGATATTTTTAAACGAATATCTTATATGAATTAAGTATTTTCTTCTTTTCACAAAACATACAGTTTAGGTGTCGAAactg contains:
- the arpc4l gene encoding actin related protein 2/3 complex, subunit 4, like; protein product: MTATLRPYLNAVRATLQAALCLENFSSQVVERHNKPEVEVRSSKELLLQPVVISRNEKEKVLVEGSINSVRVSIAVKQADEIEKILCHKFMRFMMMRAENFFILRRKPVEGYDISFLITNFHTEQMYKHKLVDFVIHFMEEIDKEISEMKLSVNARARIVAEEFLKNF